CGCGGCTCAACAGGCGCTGATCGCTCAGACGCAGGCGACCATCGACGACCTCAACCGGAAAATCCGTTTCGGTGAGGCGCAGCTGACACGGCTCCAGGCCCACCTGAGCGTCCGCGACCAGCTGCTGAACCAGCGTCTCCGCTACATCGACGGGCACGGCGCGCTCAACTACGTCGAGCTGGTCCTGACCGCGAACAGCTTCAACGACATGGTGAACCGCATGATCGCCGAGCAGCAGATCGCCGCCTCCGACCGGAGGCTGCTGCTCGAACTCGATCAGCAGCACGCGCTGGTCGGACAGGCGAACACCGATCTCGGCATTCAGCGCGGCCAGGTGACCGCGCTCCTGCAGCAGCAGCAGGCCACCGAGGCGGACCTGCAGAAGAACCTCGCCGCCGAGGCGGCGGCGCTGGCGTACGAGAAGCAGCTCGAGATCCAGCTGGCCGCTCAGTACCAGCAGGTGCAGGCGGAGCGCGCGGCCATCGATGCCCAGGTGGCGCAGCTGGCCCAGCAGTATGCCGCGGAGGCCGCCAAGGCCGGCGGCGGGTCGGGCGTGTTCGAATGGCCGGAGCCGGCGTGCGGCCACTCCTGCATCAGCCAGGGTTTTGGCTGCTCCACCTTTTACCTCGAGGTCCCGGACGACAATTGCCCGTGGCCGCACAAGATCCACACCGGCATCGACATCGCGGGGCCTTACGGCACGCCCATCGTGGCGGCGGACACCGGGGTCGCGTATCTGTACCCCGGGAGCGTCGGCTACGGGAACCTGCTCGTGATGATCCACGGCAATGGGTACTCGACCTACTACGGTCACCTGTCGGGCTACGCTCCCGGCCTGACGAGCGGACAGGTCGTGCCGCGAGGCACCACCGTCGCCTTCGAAGGGTCCACCGGCTGGTCGACCGGCCCGCACCTGCATTTCGAGATTCGCGTCAACAACGTCTACAAGGACCCGTGCATCTGGCTCGGGTGTTGAGAGGCGCCCAGAGGTTTGGGGTGCCGCGGCGCGCCGCGGCCGGCGGATCCGATTTCGCTAGTCTGCTGACATGAATCGCCGCGCCGCCCTCCGGGGTGGCGCCATCCTGATCGTCCTCGCCGTCGGGTTCATCGCCGGGATCTACACCGACCAGGCGTATCCCGACTACCTGCCGTACTTCGGGCACCGCTCGGTGGCGCAGGTCGACCTGACCCCGCTGCAGCAGGCGGTGCGCCTGATCCAGGCGGACTACGTGGATGGCAAGGTCGATCCCGGAAAACTCACCCAAGGGAGCGTGCGAGGACTGGTCGCGGCCCTGGGCGACCCGTTTTCGGCCTACTACGACCCGGCGCAGTACAAGCGGCTGCAGGACTCATACCAGGGCCGCTACTCGGGGATCGGCATCTATCTCAGCTTCACCGCCGACCATCCGTTGATCACCGGCACCGTGCCCGGTTCGCCCGCGGCGGCCGCCGGATTGCAGAAGGGCGATGAGATCGTCAAGGTGGGGGAGAAGGACACCAAGGGCATCACCGCCGATGAAGCGGCCTCCCTCATCCAGGGGCCGGACGGAACCACGGTCACGCTCACCATCTCGCGCGGCGATCAGGCCTTCTCGGTCAGCATCAAGCGAGCCGAGATACGCGTGCCCACGGTACGGTCGACCGTGATCGCCAACCACGTGCTGTACGTGCATATTTACCAATTTGGATCAGACACCGCCGCCGACTTCGCATCGGCGCTGACGAGTGGCCTTCCGGGCGCGACCGGGGTCGTCCTCGACCTGCGTGGCAACCCCGGTGGATTCGTCACGGCGGCGGACGCGGTCATCAGTCAGTTCGTGACGAGTGGCGAGACTTTCGAGCTTCGCGACCGGAGCGGCAACGTCGAAAGGCATGAGGTCACGGGTCAGCACCTGGCGCCCACCGTGCCTTTGGTGGTGCTCGTGGATGCCAACAGCGCATCGGCATCAGAGATCGTGGCCGGTTCCCTGCAGGCCCATCACCGGGCCAGGCTGGTGGGGGCCACGACCTACGGCAAGGGATCGGTGCAGCAGGACTTCGAGCTCAGCGATGGAGCGGACGTCCATCTCACGGTCAAGCGGTGGTACCTGCCGGACGGCCGGACGATCGACCATCGGGGCCTGACCCCTGATTTCAACGTGACTCTGCCCAGCGGCAACATCGCGTTCGATGTGACCCAGCCCTCGCTGGGTTACACAAAAGACACGCAGCTCAACGCGGCGCTGGCCCTGCTCCCCCCTGGGTAGACTGAGGGTCCCCCGCGAAGATGGGCGGTTAGCTCAGTTGGCCAGAGCGCCTCGTTTACACCGAGGAGGTCGGGAGTTCGACCCTCTCACCGCCCACGCCGGCATCCGGCATCGCTCCAGGCATGAGCCCCCCGAGCCAGGGGTCGCGAGCCCCCGAATCTCGCTGCTCGATACAATCAACCGCCGTGCCGAGGTAGCTCAGCTTGGTAGAGCACTTGACTGAAAATCAAGGTGTCGTGAGTTCAAATCTCACCCTCGGCACCACCTGACCGAACAGCGGACGCGGTGCGCGGCCAGGGTGGCCCCAAACGGCGCCAGGCCCAGCCAGGGGCCTGCCAAGCCCCGCCCGGCCTACGCGTCATGTCCGACCTTTGTGAGCGCTTTGCGATCGGGGCTCGCGCCGCCGGGCGCCCTGGGGGGCGGACAACCAGGCGTTGCATACTGTCGCCCGATGCGCACGCCACGTCGTTTCCGGTTCGGGGTTCAGGAGCATCGTGCGGCGAGCGCGCGAGCGTGGCGGGAGAAGGCGCGACAGGTCGAGTCGCTGGGCTATTCGGCGCTCTACCTGCCGGACCACTTCGGTGACCAGCTCGGACCGATTGCGGCGTTGATGGCGGCTGCCGATGCCACCACCAGCCTGCGGGTCGGTTCGCTCGTGTTCGACAACGACTACCGGCACCCCGTCGTACTGGCCAAGG
Above is a window of bacterium DNA encoding:
- a CDS encoding S41 family peptidase, translated to MNRRAALRGGAILIVLAVGFIAGIYTDQAYPDYLPYFGHRSVAQVDLTPLQQAVRLIQADYVDGKVDPGKLTQGSVRGLVAALGDPFSAYYDPAQYKRLQDSYQGRYSGIGIYLSFTADHPLITGTVPGSPAAAAGLQKGDEIVKVGEKDTKGITADEAASLIQGPDGTTVTLTISRGDQAFSVSIKRAEIRVPTVRSTVIANHVLYVHIYQFGSDTAADFASALTSGLPGATGVVLDLRGNPGGFVTAADAVISQFVTSGETFELRDRSGNVERHEVTGQHLAPTVPLVVLVDANSASASEIVAGSLQAHHRARLVGATTYGKGSVQQDFELSDGADVHLTVKRWYLPDGRTIDHRGLTPDFNVTLPSGNIAFDVTQPSLGYTKDTQLNAALALLPPG